The genomic window GCTCCACAGATACCTAGACTAACAATTAGGTAAACTGTGGCAATAATGAACAGAATTTTAGCCGTTTTTTTGTTTTTTCTAAATTGAGCTAAACCAACTATTGTGAGGATTATAGATGGTCCAAACATTATAGCTACAATAAGCGCTATTAAACTATCTAAATTTTCTAACTCTAATACCATATACTTAAGCTAATTTAGAATCCAAAACCTCCACATAATCCAAAACTAATTATAGAATATACGGTTGCTATTATTAGAATAGTTTTTCCTCTTTTATGGTTTTTTCTCAATTGAACTAGGCCAACAATGAATAACGCAACAGGTACAATTATTCCTAAGAATATTGCTATAAATATTAAATATTCCCAGCCACTACCAGAGTTTAAAATAATCATATAATTTCTTTTCTTAATTCTTCTAGTCGTTTCTTTTTATCATCTCTATAAAACAAATTCATGGTTTCGAACGGAATAATTTTATTGTCCTTATCTACTATATGAACACAAGACTTCTTAATTGCTCTTACATCAAAATTATAAGCATCAATGAACTGCATAATTATTATTCTAAAAAGATTATCGTAACTAAGGTTAGGGGCTTCTATATTTGGTAAACAACACATAATCGACTTTAAATTTTCTTCAGCAACCTCAACAGAGTTTCCAGTACTAAAAAGTTCAATCATTTTTCCGTGAAGCTGTTCATCTTGCTCGTAAATTATGGTGTTTTTACTATTGTCCAACAAATCGTTTGGGTTAATGTAACGCGTTAATGGAAAGACTTCCCCATCTAATTTTAAAGCATATCCCATAACCAACGCATCAGGATTACAAGGTACAGGAAGCAAATCGTCTGGATTAAAAATAGAAGTTTGTTCCAAAATTTTTCGACGTACTTCCGTAAGTGTCATTCTATCCGTTTCAGGATTAAAATTTTCTAATCGTCCCGCAATTTGTGTAGGCTGAAACGTAACACCTCTAACACATTTTTGTTGTAATGCAAAGTCTATAATTTTTCCTATTTCGTTATCATTTAATCCCTTTTGAAGTGTTACAACTAATGTAGTAGATAGGTTTAAGTCATTAAGGTTTTTTAATGCTTGTTTACGAATGTCATTTAAATTGGCACCTCGTAATTCTTGCAATACATTATTTTCAAAAGAGTCAAACTGCAAATAGATTTCAAAATCTGGCGCGTAGGTTTTCAGTCGTTCCGCGAAAGCGATATCTTTTGCAATCTTAATTCCGTTGGTATTCAACATTAAATGCCTTATAGGTAATGATTTTGCATAATCTAAGATTTCCCAAAATTGTGGGTGTATTGTTGGTTCGCCTCCAGAAATTTGTACAACATCTGGCTCTTTTTCATTTTTTACAATGGTGTCTAGCATGGTTTTAACTTCGTCTAAAGTTCTATGTCTACCATAGGTTGGCGAAGAACCAGCATAACAAGTTGGGCAAGTTAAATTACAACGGTCTGTTACTTCAACTACCGTTAGGCAACTGTGCTGTTCATGGTCTGGACACAACCCACAATCGTATGGGCAACCATAGTGTGTTTTGGTGTTAAATGTATAAGGTGTTTCACTAGGTTTGTTGTAGTTGCGAATGTTTTTGTAATACTCAATATCATCAGCAATTAACACTTTACTGTTGCCATGTTTGTTACAGCGTTTTAGCATATATACATTACCATTTTCAAACACAATTTTTGCATCAACACGCTGCAAACACTCTGGGCATAAGCTTAAAGTGAAATCGTAATAGGTATATTTTCTAGTAGGCATTTTTTAGTTTTTGAATGATGAATTTTGAATAATACAACCAACAAATTACACATAAAATTTGAATGCTACTCAACCCAAATACATAAAACACATTGGGTTTTAAAAATTCAATAAAAAACCTAAACCCAAAATAGCTAAGCATGAATATTTTGAACAAGTCACCATTTTTTAGCAGAACTTTTTTCTGAATCTTTTTTAAAACGAAAAATAAAATAATCAAGAAAATTAACTCGTAAAGAGATGTGGGATGTCTCATTAGTCCATCACCCAAATCCATTCCAAAGGCTGATGTTGTTTCTTTACCATAAGTAAACTCGTTAACTCCAGATAAAAAACATCCAATTCTACCAATAAAAATTCCTAAGATAATTGGAAACACAAATAGGTCGCCAGACGACTGTTTTTCTCCTATGATGTTTTTTGCCAACTCTACACCAAGTAAACCACCAAACAATCCGCCCATAATGGTTTTGGTATTTAATATTTGAATAAAATTTTCCAGAGAAAACTTTATAGTAGGATTTTCTAATAGGCCAACAACTCTTGATCCAATTAATGCTCCAAGAGCAGCGCCAAGTATTATAGACAATCGATTAGAAGTTGTAATGGAATCGGTTTTACGTTTTCTTAAGTATAAATAATATCTAAATGCTAAAAAGAAGGCTAAATATTCAAGGATTAGATGAATGTTAATTTTAAATCCTAAGACTAAAGGTTCAAAAGGAATTTCCAATCGTAACAATTTAGATGTTATGAACAGTCAATATACACACATTACTCAAAAAGATGTAATTTTGCTCCAAAATTTTAGACTTGGTAAAAATAGGCGACATAGAACTACCAGATTTTCCATTGCTTTTAGCACCAATGGAAGATGTAAGCGATCCTCCGTTTAGAGCATTGTGTAAAGAACAAGGAGCAGATGTAGTATATACCGAGTTTGTGTCTAGCGAAGGCCTTATTCGTAATGCGGCCAAAAGTGTTATGAAATTAGACATCTATGAAAAGGAACGTCCTGTTGGTATTCAGATTTTTGGTGCTAATATGGAGAGCATGTTGCAAACCATAGATATTGTAGAAAAATCTAATCCAGACATTATAGATATTAATTTTGGCTGTCCTGTAAAAAAGGTCGTTTCTAAAGGCGCAGGAGCAGGAATTCTGAAAGACGTCTGCTTAATGGAGCAACTTACTGCCGAAATGGTAAAGCGTACCAATTTGCCTGTAACCGTAAAGACAAGATTGGGTTGGGATCACGATTCTATTAAAATTGTTGAAGTTGCTGAAAGACTTCAAGATGTTGGCTGTAAGGCTATCTCCATTCATGGTCGTACGAGAGCACAAATGTATAAAGGAAATGCAGATTGGAAACCTATTGCAGAAGTTAAAAATAATCCAAGAATGCATATTCCTGTATTTGGAAATGGAGATGTAGACACTCCTGAGCGCGCCGCAGAAATGCGAGATGAGTACGGATTAGACGGAGCGATGATCGGTAGAGCTTCAATTGGGAATCCGTGGTTTTTTAAGCAGGTAAAACATTATTTTAAAACAGGAGAACATTTACCACCAATTTCTATGCAAGAACGTGTAGAAGCTGCTCGTCGCCATTTACAAATGTCCATAGATTGGAAAGGCGAAAAACTAGGTGTTTTTGAAACCAGAAGACATTACACCAATTACTTTAAAGGCATTCCTAACTTTAAAGAATATCGCATGAAAATGGTAACTAGCGATGATTCAAAAGATGTGTTTGATACTTTTGATGAGGTGTTAGATAAGTTTTCAGACTATCAATTTGAAAATCAATATTAAGATTGAATCAATTTCTTTGTGATTCTTTGAGATGCTATTCTCGATGCGATTATACCTAATCCAAAAATCGTTGTTAAAACAATTATAATATTAAAGAATTTCAGTACTACAGGATAAGGTAAATCTGGAGTAAGCATTATTAATGCAAAGGATTGTTGAGCCAAAACAATTAGAAAACCGAGGACAACACCAATAATACCGCTTACAAAGGTCATAAGACTACCTTGCCAAAAGAAAATAGACTTAATGGTTTTTGGCTCTGTACCTAAGTTAAAAAGCGTATTTAAAGATTTCTTTTTATCTAAGATCATCATTATTATGGCCCCAATAACATTGAATAAGGCTATGATAATTACCAAAGTAAAAATGAGATAAATCGCTAAATTCTCAGTATTCAACATTTTGAACAACGCTTCATTGAGTTGCTCTCTGTTTTTTATGACAAACCTATTTTTAAAAGTAGAGTTAATAGCATCTCTAACCTCGTTTTCGTCTGCTTCAGGATTTAGTTTTAATTCCAAAGCACTAATTTGATTGTCTTTATAGTTTAATAATTGTTTTGCTAAACCTATATCAGAAAACACATATTCGTCATTCAATTCTTCGTTAATATCAAATAAGCCTACATTATTAACATAAACTGCATTATATGCGCCCTTTATTGAACTTATTTGCCCCTTTCCTGGTTTAGGCACATACAAAGACAATGCTTTTCTAAAGTCTAAAATTCCAAAGGAAAGATTATGAGATATTCCCCAACCAGATACAACCTCGTTACTGTTTGGAGTAAACCAATAGCCTTTTGTAACCATAGAGTCGATGTACGTTACGTTTAGAAAATTAGAATCAACGCCTTTGAGTGTAGCCAATAGGTTTTTATTTTCGGACTTTAAGATAATCCGTTCTTCTATTACTTCAGAAAAAGAAGCAACACCTTGTATGTTTGTTAACGTGTTTTTGTCATCATCAGAAAACATGAAAGATTTTCCTTCAGCAGGAAAAATTTTCAAATCAGGATCAACAAAAGAAGAAAATTGAAGACTGTAATTTTTTAATCCAGCAAAAACCGAGAGTACAATAAATAAAGCCGCAGACGCAATAATAACACCTGCAGATGCAATAAGGGTCATAATATTTATAGCATTATTACTACTTTTAGAAAGCAGATAACGTTTAGCTATGTATAGCGAGAAATTCACTTAGGATTTTTTGCGCTTGTCTAATAAATCCTTGTTTTCAAGCGGATTGTCTTTACCTTTAAGAGAACGTTCTATACCATCAATATATTCTAAGGAGTCATCAATAAAGAATTCTAGTTGAGGCATACGTCTTAGTTGATGACGCGTGCGTTGAGAGAGTTCGTGTCTAATGAGAGGTGTATTAGAACGTATACCTTCTAAAAGCCCTTTCACTTCTTTATTAGGGAAAATACTAAGATAAACTTTAGCAATAGATAGGTCTACAGTAACATTAACTTTAGATACAGAAATAATTACACCCTTTAACCCACCAGAAGAAGCTGCGCGTTGCAACACTTCTGCCAAATCTTGTTGTAAAATACCAGCTATTTTCTTTTGTCTATTACTTTCCATAGTGCAAAAGTAGAGCATATTTAAAGATTATGGTATTTTTATAGAACAAAAATCATAGTTTCTATACAAAGGAATTCATTTCTTTGACGAAATTTTAAATTAATAGAATGAAAAAAATCGAACATATAGGTATAGCCGTAAAAGATATAGACGCTTCAAATAATCTTTTTGCGTCATTATTCGGAAAAGAACATTATAAAATTGAAGATGTAGAAAGCGAAGGCGTAAAAACATCGTTTT from Winogradskyella sp. MH6 includes these protein-coding regions:
- a CDS encoding ABC transporter permease, with translation MNFSLYIAKRYLLSKSSNNAINIMTLIASAGVIIASAALFIVLSVFAGLKNYSLQFSSFVDPDLKIFPAEGKSFMFSDDDKNTLTNIQGVASFSEVIEERIILKSENKNLLATLKGVDSNFLNVTYIDSMVTKGYWFTPNSNEVVSGWGISHNLSFGILDFRKALSLYVPKPGKGQISSIKGAYNAVYVNNVGLFDINEELNDEYVFSDIGLAKQLLNYKDNQISALELKLNPEADENEVRDAINSTFKNRFVIKNREQLNEALFKMLNTENLAIYLIFTLVIIIALFNVIGAIIMMILDKKKSLNTLFNLGTEPKTIKSIFFWQGSLMTFVSGIIGVVLGFLIVLAQQSFALIMLTPDLPYPVVLKFFNIIIVLTTIFGLGIIASRIASQRITKKLIQS
- a CDS encoding prolipoprotein diacylglyceryl transferase, translated to MEIPFEPLVLGFKINIHLILEYLAFFLAFRYYLYLRKRKTDSITTSNRLSIILGAALGALIGSRVVGLLENPTIKFSLENFIQILNTKTIMGGLFGGLLGVELAKNIIGEKQSSGDLFVFPIILGIFIGRIGCFLSGVNEFTYGKETTSAFGMDLGDGLMRHPTSLYELIFLIILFFVLKKIQKKVLLKNGDLFKIFMLSYFGFRFFIEFLKPNVFYVFGLSSIQILCVICWLYYSKFIIQKLKNAY
- the rbfA gene encoding 30S ribosome-binding factor RbfA, producing the protein MESNRQKKIAGILQQDLAEVLQRAASSGGLKGVIISVSKVNVTVDLSIAKVYLSIFPNKEVKGLLEGIRSNTPLIRHELSQRTRHQLRRMPQLEFFIDDSLEYIDGIERSLKGKDNPLENKDLLDKRKKS
- a CDS encoding radical SAM protein, which encodes MPTRKYTYYDFTLSLCPECLQRVDAKIVFENGNVYMLKRCNKHGNSKVLIADDIEYYKNIRNYNKPSETPYTFNTKTHYGCPYDCGLCPDHEQHSCLTVVEVTDRCNLTCPTCYAGSSPTYGRHRTLDEVKTMLDTIVKNEKEPDVVQISGGEPTIHPQFWEILDYAKSLPIRHLMLNTNGIKIAKDIAFAERLKTYAPDFEIYLQFDSFENNVLQELRGANLNDIRKQALKNLNDLNLSTTLVVTLQKGLNDNEIGKIIDFALQQKCVRGVTFQPTQIAGRLENFNPETDRMTLTEVRRKILEQTSIFNPDDLLPVPCNPDALVMGYALKLDGEVFPLTRYINPNDLLDNSKNTIIYEQDEQLHGKMIELFSTGNSVEVAEENLKSIMCCLPNIEAPNLSYDNLFRIIIMQFIDAYNFDVRAIKKSCVHIVDKDNKIIPFETMNLFYRDDKKKRLEELRKEII
- the dusB gene encoding tRNA dihydrouridine synthase DusB, translated to MVKIGDIELPDFPLLLAPMEDVSDPPFRALCKEQGADVVYTEFVSSEGLIRNAAKSVMKLDIYEKERPVGIQIFGANMESMLQTIDIVEKSNPDIIDINFGCPVKKVVSKGAGAGILKDVCLMEQLTAEMVKRTNLPVTVKTRLGWDHDSIKIVEVAERLQDVGCKAISIHGRTRAQMYKGNADWKPIAEVKNNPRMHIPVFGNGDVDTPERAAEMRDEYGLDGAMIGRASIGNPWFFKQVKHYFKTGEHLPPISMQERVEAARRHLQMSIDWKGEKLGVFETRRHYTNYFKGIPNFKEYRMKMVTSDDSKDVFDTFDEVLDKFSDYQFENQY